In Nocardioides sp. JQ2195, a genomic segment contains:
- a CDS encoding trypsin-like peptidase domain-containing protein, translated as MSLVIGLVGGGLGGYAVNKWADDHPDSESSGQGLSDSDVVTDAPLPSNSEGTGSKDAASGSIADVAEVLLPSTVQILAEFNGEEGGATGSGFFLDKQGHVVTNNHVVAEAADGGKITVVDHQGKRYPATVVGRSPVYDLAVLDVEGITSVQPASLGSSKDLEVGEQVVAIGSPLGLSSTVTSGIVSALNRPVTTGGGEDSQSFINAVQTDAAINPGNSGGPLVNLSGQVVGVNSAIATTGGSSLGGESGNIGVGFAIPIEQVRVTADQILRDGEARYPVIGATVQSDQDGGGARIQEVVGDSPAADSGLKKGDLITALDDRPVTDNATLIVAIRSHLPGDTVTLTVDRDGDTKKVDVELDSKVG; from the coding sequence ATGTCGCTGGTCATCGGACTCGTCGGTGGCGGCCTGGGTGGCTATGCGGTCAACAAATGGGCCGATGACCACCCTGACTCCGAGAGCTCCGGCCAAGGGCTCTCCGACAGCGACGTGGTCACCGATGCTCCGCTGCCGTCCAACTCCGAGGGGACCGGCTCCAAGGACGCCGCCTCGGGGAGCATCGCCGACGTCGCCGAGGTCCTGCTGCCCAGCACCGTGCAGATCCTCGCCGAGTTCAACGGCGAGGAGGGCGGCGCCACCGGGTCCGGGTTCTTCCTCGACAAGCAGGGCCACGTCGTGACCAACAACCACGTCGTCGCGGAAGCCGCCGACGGAGGCAAGATCACGGTCGTCGACCACCAGGGCAAGCGCTACCCCGCCACCGTGGTGGGTCGGAGCCCGGTCTACGACCTCGCCGTGCTGGACGTCGAGGGCATCACGTCCGTCCAACCGGCCTCGCTCGGCTCGTCCAAGGACCTCGAGGTCGGCGAGCAGGTGGTCGCCATCGGCTCGCCCCTCGGCCTCAGCAGCACCGTGACCTCCGGCATCGTGAGTGCCCTGAACCGACCGGTCACGACCGGTGGCGGGGAGGACTCCCAGTCCTTCATCAACGCCGTCCAGACCGACGCGGCGATCAACCCGGGCAACTCGGGTGGACCCCTGGTCAACCTGTCGGGCCAGGTCGTCGGGGTGAACTCGGCCATCGCCACCACCGGCGGCTCGAGCCTCGGTGGCGAGTCCGGGAACATCGGCGTCGGCTTCGCGATCCCGATCGAGCAGGTGCGGGTCACCGCTGACCAGATCCTGCGTGACGGCGAGGCCCGCTACCCCGTGATCGGGGCCACGGTCCAGAGTGACCAGGACGGCGGCGGAGCCCGCATCCAGGAAGTGGTCGGTGACAGTCCGGCCGCGGACAGTGGTCTCAAGAAGGGCGACCTCATCACTGCCCTCGACGATCGACCGGTCACCGACAACGCCACCCTGATCGTGGCGATCCGTTCCCACCTGCCGGGCGACACGGTGACCCTCACGGTCGATCGCGACGGCGACACGAAGAAGGTCGACGTCGAGCTCGACTCCAAGGTCGGCTGA
- a CDS encoding DUF3499 domain-containing protein: MTSARRCSRTACGRPAVNTLTYVYADQTAVLGPLATYAEPHAYDLCEAHSERLSAPRGWEVMRLAPDPSTLEPSSDDLLALADAVREAARPVPAVAQTAGLQTETGRETARRGHLRVLSND; the protein is encoded by the coding sequence GTGACTTCAGCCCGTCGGTGTTCGCGTACTGCCTGTGGCCGCCCCGCGGTCAACACGCTGACCTACGTCTATGCCGACCAGACCGCGGTGCTGGGCCCGCTGGCGACCTACGCCGAGCCCCACGCCTACGACCTCTGCGAGGCCCACAGCGAGCGCCTCAGCGCGCCCCGTGGGTGGGAGGTCATGCGCCTGGCCCCCGACCCGTCCACCCTCGAGCCCTCCAGTGACGACCTGCTGGCCCTCGCAGATGCCGTTCGCGAGGCGGCCCGACCCGTCCCCGCGGTCGCCCAGACCGCCGGCCTGCAGACTGAGACCGGTCGTGAGACTGCCCGCCGTGGGCACCTGCGGGTGCTCAGCAACGACTGA
- a CDS encoding Trm112 family protein, which produces MNIDPQLLKIIVCPDCHGELSAQAEELVCSACGLAYPVRDDIPVLLVDEARKPA; this is translated from the coding sequence GTGAACATCGACCCCCAGCTGCTCAAGATCATCGTGTGCCCCGACTGCCACGGGGAGCTCTCGGCCCAGGCCGAGGAGCTGGTCTGCTCGGCCTGCGGCCTCGCCTACCCGGTGCGCGACGACATCCCGGTGCTGCTGGTCGACGAGGCCCGCAAGCCGGCCTGA
- a CDS encoding phosphomannomutase/phosphoglucomutase, translated as MPPVPASSSTLDPDNLHAIFKAYDVRGTVGDQIDEVLARRVGGAFVAVTGAPTVAIGHDMRPSSPGLARAFAEGAAQAGADVVMIGLASTDQLYFASGHLDLAGVMFTASHNPAAYNGIKMCRPGARPIGAETGLLEIRDAVADEVTGDRRGSITERDVLAGYADHLLSLAPVRGRRLTVVVDAGNGMAGHTAPAVFDRLGDQVDLVPMYFELDGTFPNHEANPIEPANLVDLQERVLAEKADIGLAFDGDADRCFLVDERGELVSPSTLTGLIAARELAREPGSTIIHNLITSRSVPEIVGELGGTAVRTRVGHSFIKATMAETDAIFGGEHSGHFYFRDFWRADSGMLAALHALAALAEGEGPLSDLLAEYVRFSSSGEINSTVTDQAAVLEELETAHAGATGVALDHLDGLTVAHDDWWFNVRASNTEPLLRLNAEGKDEQTMARVRDDVLSVIRRDQ; from the coding sequence ATGCCCCCAGTTCCTGCGTCGTCCTCCACGCTCGATCCTGACAACCTGCACGCGATCTTCAAGGCGTACGACGTCCGCGGCACCGTTGGTGACCAGATCGACGAGGTGCTCGCTCGCCGTGTCGGTGGTGCGTTCGTCGCCGTGACCGGTGCGCCGACCGTTGCCATCGGCCACGACATGCGACCGTCGTCGCCGGGTCTGGCCCGGGCCTTCGCCGAAGGCGCCGCTCAGGCCGGGGCCGACGTCGTCATGATCGGCCTGGCCTCGACCGACCAGCTCTACTTCGCCTCCGGGCACCTCGACCTGGCGGGCGTGATGTTCACCGCCAGCCACAACCCGGCCGCCTACAACGGCATCAAGATGTGCCGTCCGGGCGCGCGCCCGATCGGCGCCGAGACCGGGTTGCTCGAGATCCGTGACGCGGTCGCCGACGAGGTGACCGGCGATCGCCGGGGCTCGATCACCGAGCGTGACGTCCTCGCCGGCTACGCCGACCACCTGCTGTCCCTGGCGCCGGTCCGCGGTCGGCGGCTCACGGTCGTCGTCGACGCCGGCAACGGAATGGCCGGCCACACGGCGCCGGCAGTCTTCGACCGCCTCGGGGACCAGGTCGACCTGGTGCCGATGTACTTCGAGCTCGACGGCACCTTCCCCAACCACGAGGCCAACCCGATCGAGCCGGCCAACCTCGTCGACCTGCAGGAGCGGGTGCTGGCCGAGAAGGCCGACATCGGGCTTGCCTTCGACGGAGACGCCGATCGCTGCTTCCTCGTCGACGAGCGCGGCGAGCTGGTCTCACCGTCCACCCTCACCGGCCTGATCGCCGCCCGTGAGCTGGCGCGCGAGCCCGGCTCCACGATCATCCACAACCTGATCACCTCCCGCTCGGTCCCCGAGATCGTGGGCGAGCTCGGCGGGACCGCGGTGCGCACCCGCGTCGGGCACTCGTTCATCAAGGCCACGATGGCCGAGACGGACGCGATCTTCGGCGGCGAGCACAGCGGGCACTTCTACTTCCGCGACTTCTGGCGCGCCGACTCGGGCATGCTGGCCGCGTTGCACGCCTTGGCCGCGCTGGCCGAGGGAGAGGGGCCGCTCTCGGACCTGCTCGCCGAGTACGTGCGCTTCTCCTCGTCCGGCGAGATCAACTCGACCGTGACCGACCAGGCTGCGGTGCTGGAGGAGCTCGAGACCGCCCACGCCGGCGCAACCGGGGTCGCGCTCGACCACCTCGACGGCCTCACCGTGGCCCACGACGACTGGTGGTTCAATGTGCGAGCCTCCAACACCGAGCCGCTGCTCCGGCTGAATGCTGAAGGCAAGGACGAGCAAACCATGGCGCGCGTGCGCGACGACGTACTCAGTGTGATCAGGAGAGACCAGTGA
- a CDS encoding metallopeptidase family protein has product MTEQRASGPTGSERVPAGAETTGAETAGAETAGAKTFGRSRDRRGRGPRGPEILPRTRPGDRFVRPRPTRRERFDSLVLGVVSAIDDRWQHRLGLVEFAVEDTPLVPDDWDVDSVPLSSLVRGTGTQPTRLVVFRRPIEHRCEGREELEALVLTVVVEQVAELLGVPADEVDPRYREDDS; this is encoded by the coding sequence GTGACTGAGCAACGTGCGTCCGGGCCCACCGGCTCCGAGCGGGTCCCTGCCGGAGCTGAGACGACCGGAGCGGAGACGGCCGGAGCGGAGACGGCCGGAGCGAAGACGTTCGGGCGAAGCAGGGACCGTCGTGGTCGTGGCCCGCGCGGGCCCGAGATCCTGCCCCGGACACGGCCCGGGGACCGCTTCGTGCGACCTCGTCCGACCCGCCGCGAGCGTTTCGACTCCTTGGTGCTCGGTGTGGTCTCGGCGATCGACGATCGCTGGCAGCACCGGCTCGGGCTGGTGGAGTTCGCCGTCGAGGACACGCCCCTGGTCCCCGACGACTGGGACGTCGACTCGGTCCCGCTCTCCTCGTTGGTGCGTGGCACCGGCACGCAACCCACCCGGCTCGTGGTCTTCCGCCGACCGATCGAGCACCGCTGCGAGGGTCGGGAGGAGCTCGAGGCGTTGGTGCTCACGGTCGTGGTCGAGCAGGTGGCCGAGCTCCTCGGAGTCCCCGCTGACGAGGTGGACCCGAGATACCGCGAGGACGACTCCTAG